CAGCGCGGGCACGTTCTTGCGCGGTTCGAGCGCGCCAAGGAACGCGACGTACGGCGCACGTCCCAGCCCCACCGCTGCGCGCGCGGCCGCGATCTCCTCCGGCGATGGCGGGTGGAACCTGTCGGTGTCCACGCCGTGGTAGATGATCTCCAGCTCGGCTCGGCGGACCGGGCTGACCCGGCTGAGTTCCGTGGCGGTCGCCTGGCTGGGCACCACGCAGAGGGTCGCCCGGCGCAGCGCCGTCGCCGTCCAAGCGCGGAAGAAACGGGCCTTGACCGACGAGTGCAACACGGCGTCGGTGAAGAAGGTCGCGTCGTGCAGCGTCACCACCGAAGCGGCTCCGCTGGCCAGCGGCATCGTGTAGTGCGGCGAGTGCACGACGTCCGCCGCGAGCCGCCGCGCGAGCCGGGGCAAGGTGGCTTGCTCCCAAGTCAGCCGGGCGGTCCGGGTGGAAGTCGCCGGGGAGGCCGGCACCACCCGGGAGCCGGGCGCGAGCAGGCGGTAAAGCGGCAGGTCACGGGGCTGGCACACCACCGTGAGCCGCGCCCCGTCCTGGTCCAGTGCCGCGACGAGCGAGTCCACGTATCGCCCGACCCCACCCCGGTCCGCGGGCACCGCGGTCGCATCGATCAGCACACGGGGATTACCGGTCACGAGGTGCAGCGTACGGCGATCACTCAACGCACAGGTACGGAACCGACAAACTCACCACGACCCACCCATCCGGAGTACGACCGACGTCGCACCCACTCCGGTAAGCACCCAACCCCCCCTTGCCCGGTTACCTCCCCCCCGGTGGCTACGGCTGTGAAGGGGCCCTTCACGGACTCTGCGGCCAGGGTTCCGGCAAAGTCTGGTGTAGAGGGCCCTGCGCAGACTGCGGAGGTCCGTGAAGGGACCCTTCACGGACCCGAAACCGGTCCGGCAGCCAACGGCTCTCCCTGCCGACCACGGGTCCTCGGCCAACTTTGCCGGGGCCCTGGACTCTGCGGCTGTGAAGGGCCCCTTCACAGCCCTGCACCTCAAGAGGGACGCCGGTGAGCGGCCCAGACCGCCTCGGCGGCGGCTCGCCAGGTGAACGTCCGGGCCCGCTCCCGGCCCAGCTTCGTCAGCTCGGCCGCGCGCTCGGGCGAGTCCAGGACCCCCCGCAGCGCATTCGCCATGGCCGGAGCATCCCCGCGGGGCACCACCACACCAGCCCCATCGGCCACCTCAGTCAAGGCAGGCACATCCGTGTGCACCACCGGGACGCCCATCGCCATCGCTTCCAGCAACGGCAGCCCGAAACCCTCCGCCAGGCTCGGGACGGCGAGGACGGCCGCGCCGCGCATCGCGGTCGCCAGTTCCGCGTCCGTCACCTTGCCCAGCAGGCGCACCTCCCGCAGGCCGCGGTCGGCGGCCAGCCGGGCCGGGTCGATCTCGCCCCAGCCGGGCTGTCCGGCGATCACCAGGGCCACGCCGTCCAGCTGCGCCACTGCGTCCACCAGCACATCCATGCCCTTGCGCGGTTCGATCGTGCCGACGGCCAGCACGTACCGCGTCGGCAGGTCCAGCTCCGCGGACCCCTCCGGCACGGTCACCCCGTGCGGCACGACGCGCACCGGCACGGTCACGTCGACCAGCACCGCCAGCTCGTCCGCCACGGCGCGGGTCGGCACGATCAGGCCGGACGCCCGGTGGGCGGCCCGCGCGATCATCGACCGGTGCCAGCTCACGCCACGCGCGGTGAGCGTCTCCGGATGCGTCCACGGCACGGTGTCGTGCACGGTCACGGTGAGCGTGCGCCCGGCCGGGGCGCGCGGGGGCGCGAAGGGGGTGGGCGCGTGCACCGCGTCGCCGCCCGGCCACCACGGGAACCCCATCTGCCACGTCGCGATCGCCGCCCGCGGCGGCAGCCGCAACATGCGCGGGCCTTCGACCCCCTCGATCCGCGCAGCGGACACGTCGGCATGCCGCGTAACGACGCTGGACACAGTCCAGCCGGAAGGCGCAGTAGCCGCCAGTGCGGGCAGCAGCTCAGCCGTGTACCGGCCGGTGCCGCCCGGAACGGGAGCCAGCAGTTGCTCGGCAAGCACGACCAGTTCGGGCACGACGCTATTGTCCTCCAGGTGACCAGCGGGGATTCCGGCACCACCGTCGTTGTCGTGACATGGCGTGGGGCAAGCCACATCACGGCCTGTCTGGACGCGCTGGCCGCCCAAGATCGTCCACATCGGACGCTCGTGGTGGACAACGCCTCGGACGACGGAACCGCCGCTCTGCTCGCCGCGCACCCAAGCCGGCCGGAGGTCGTCCGCCTGCGCCGCAACGCCGGGTACGCGGGCGCGATGGCGAAGGCGCTCGACACGATCGACACGCCCCGCGTCGCCTGGCTCAACGACGACGCCGAACCCGCGCCCGGCTGGCTGGCCGAGCTGGAAGACGCCCTCGCCGCACAGCCGCTGGCCGCCGCAGTCACCTCGCGGATGGAGCTGCCTGACGGCCGTACGCAATCCGCCGGCGTACGGCTGACCGCCGACGGACACGGTGCCGACCTCACCGAACCCACCGACGAGGTGTTCGGCTTCTGTGGGGGCGCGGCTCTGCTTCGCACCGACGCAGTGCGCGCGGTCGGCGGCGTACCCGCGGGCTTCTTCTGTTACTACGAAGACACCGACACCGCGTGGCGGCTACGGCTGGCAGGCTGGCACGTGGTGGCCGCCGACGCACGCGTACGGCACCTTCACGGCGCCAGTACTCAGCCCGGCTCGCCGCTGTTCCATCGCTGGAACGAGCGCAACCGTCTGCTCATGCTGCTGCGCTGCGCACCGACCGTGATCGCCGTACGCGAGCTGGCGCGGTTCGCCGCACTCACCGTGCTGCTGCCGCTTCGCCGCGACCGTCCGTCCGCGGCGAACTTCGCCATCGGGCTGCGCTGGCGGGTCCTCGGTGAGACCGCCCTCCGAATGCCCCGCACGCTGCGCGAACGGCGCCGGATTTCCCGGATCGCGGCCCTCGGCCGAGGGGTGATCTGGGAGGCGTGGGCGGGCCTTTAAGCTGAGCGCACATCGAGGGACAGGAGCTTGTCTTGGCGCTGGGGGACCCGCAACCACTCGTCTCGGTGATCGTGGTGAATTACCGCGGCGCCGACGACACCATCACCTGCCTGCGGGCGCTCGGTTCCGGACTCGACTACGAGCACGTCGAGCTGATCTGCGTCGACAATGGCTCCGGTGGCGAAGACGTGGCCCGTATCCGTGCCGCAATTCCGGACGTGCGGCTCATCGAATCCCCGGTCAACACCGGATTCGCGGGTGGCTGCAACCTCGGCGCGAAACACGCGAACGGCACCGTCCTCGGTTTCCTCAACAACGACGCCCGACCCGCCCCCGGCTGGGT
This Amycolatopsis sulphurea DNA region includes the following protein-coding sequences:
- a CDS encoding glycosyltransferase family 4 protein, which encodes MLIDATAVPADRGGVGRYVDSLVAALDQDGARLTVVCQPRDLPLYRLLAPGSRVVPASPATSTRTARLTWEQATLPRLARRLAADVVHSPHYTMPLASGAASVVTLHDATFFTDAVLHSSVKARFFRAWTATALRRATLCVVPSQATATELSRVSPVRRAELEIIYHGVDTDRFHPPSPEEIAAARAAVGLGRAPYVAFLGALEPRKNVPALIRGYARAVAGQREAPALVLAGQPGWDTQVERALDAVPHRLRVIRAGYLPFGTLAGFLGGAELVAYPSLGEGFGLPVLEAMACGAAVLTTRRLSLPEVGGDAVAYCGVGAGDVAAALTELLDDSARRAFLAAAAQRRAKDFSWATTAEQHREAYAKAWYQHRRRR
- a CDS encoding glycosyltransferase family 2 protein, which gives rise to MTSGDSGTTVVVVTWRGASHITACLDALAAQDRPHRTLVVDNASDDGTAALLAAHPSRPEVVRLRRNAGYAGAMAKALDTIDTPRVAWLNDDAEPAPGWLAELEDALAAQPLAAAVTSRMELPDGRTQSAGVRLTADGHGADLTEPTDEVFGFCGGAALLRTDAVRAVGGVPAGFFCYYEDTDTAWRLRLAGWHVVAADARVRHLHGASTQPGSPLFHRWNERNRLLMLLRCAPTVIAVRELARFAALTVLLPLRRDRPSAANFAIGLRWRVLGETALRMPRTLRERRRISRIAALGRGVIWEAWAGL
- a CDS encoding glycosyltransferase family 4 protein encodes the protein MPELVVLAEQLLAPVPGGTGRYTAELLPALAATAPSGWTVSSVVTRHADVSAARIEGVEGPRMLRLPPRAAIATWQMGFPWWPGGDAVHAPTPFAPPRAPAGRTLTVTVHDTVPWTHPETLTARGVSWHRSMIARAAHRASGLIVPTRAVADELAVLVDVTVPVRVVPHGVTVPEGSAELDLPTRYVLAVGTIEPRKGMDVLVDAVAQLDGVALVIAGQPGWGEIDPARLAADRGLREVRLLGKVTDAELATAMRGAAVLAVPSLAEGFGLPLLEAMAMGVPVVHTDVPALTEVADGAGVVVPRGDAPAMANALRGVLDSPERAAELTKLGRERARTFTWRAAAEAVWAAHRRPS